The following DNA comes from Limibacillus sp..
CGGCGAGCACCTCGCCTGGCAGGCGCAGCAGAACCCCGAGGTCGGCATCATCGGCGCGGAGTTCTACATAAACGGCGTCGCCAGCCTCATGAAGCAGCTTGAGGATTCCGGCGCCCGGAACGTCCGGGTCCATGAAGGAGACGCCCTCGACCTGCTGGCCGCCCTGCCGGCGGGCTGTCTGGACCGCGTCTTCATCCTGTTTCCCGACCCCTGGCCGAAAACCCGGCACCACAAGCGGCGCATCGTCGCGCGCCCGGTGCTGGACCGTCTGGCGCAGCTGATGAAGCCGGGGGCGGAATTGCGGATCGCAACCGACGACCCTTCCTACCGCGAGTGGATCCTGGAGCGCGTCACCGACCACCCCTGGTTCGACTGGACGGCGGCCGGGCCCGACGACTGGCGGCAGCGCAGCGCCGACTGGCCCGCCACGCGCTACGAGAAGAAGGCGCTGAAGGCGGGCCGCAAGCCCGTCTATCTGCGGCTTTCGCGGCGCGCGGCGGCCAGAGAAAAGGCTTGAGTTTCTTTGTCTTGCGGACTATTTTCCGCAAAGAGCCATAGGGCTTGATGATCTTAGCGGTCATGAAGCCTCAAAAAGATGGTGGGCCAGCGGCCCACTTTTTTATTTTCTGGACCCCGGGTCCGCAGGTTCGCGGGCCGTGAGGGCAGTGAGTTTGGAGAAGGCGAGCGGCGTGAACGACGCTGACGAAAGCCTGAACGCGGCGGAACCGCCACCCAAGACCAGCGAAGGTCTTGGCGCCAAGGTCGAGGCGCTGATCCGCCCGGCGCTGGAGGACATGGGCTACGACATCGTCCGTATCCTCCTGAGCGGCGGACGCCGTCAGGTTCTGCAGATCATGCTCGACCGCAAGGACGGCAAGCCGATCGACGTGGAGGATTGCGCCAGCGTCAGCCGCGCGGCCAGCGCGATCCTGGACGTGGAAGACCCGATCTCCGGCGGCTACACGCTGGAGGTCTCCTCGCCGGGCATCGACCGTCCGCTGACTCGCCTCAGCGATTTCGCGCGCTTCGCAGGGTTCGACGCGCGGGTCGAAATGGAACAGGCCGTCGGGGGCCAGCGCCGCTTTTCGGGCAGGCTGCTGGGCGTCGAGGGCCTTGAGATCGTGATCGAGACCGAGGAGGGCGTGCAGCGCTTGCCCTTCTCCGGCATGAGAAAGGCCAAGCTGCTGCTGACCGACGCTTTGATCGAAGCAGCGCAGCGCGAGGCCGAACAGGAAGCTGCCGGGGACGATTGAACCCCAGCAAAGT
Coding sequences within:
- the trmB gene encoding tRNA (guanosine(46)-N7)-methyltransferase TrmB, which gives rise to MASLPAQKPEVARKPLYGRRKGRPLRPAQRAALERLLPELELDLGRLPADPKALFGEQADALWLEIGFGGGEHLAWQAQQNPEVGIIGAEFYINGVASLMKQLEDSGARNVRVHEGDALDLLAALPAGCLDRVFILFPDPWPKTRHHKRRIVARPVLDRLAQLMKPGAELRIATDDPSYREWILERVTDHPWFDWTAAGPDDWRQRSADWPATRYEKKALKAGRKPVYLRLSRRAAAREKA
- the rimP gene encoding ribosome maturation factor RimP, whose protein sequence is MNDADESLNAAEPPPKTSEGLGAKVEALIRPALEDMGYDIVRILLSGGRRQVLQIMLDRKDGKPIDVEDCASVSRAASAILDVEDPISGGYTLEVSSPGIDRPLTRLSDFARFAGFDARVEMEQAVGGQRRFSGRLLGVEGLEIVIETEEGVQRLPFSGMRKAKLLLTDALIEAAQREAEQEAAGDD